ttagaaaaaccTGAATGACATTATGTTTCCATAGAAAAAGCAATAAAGCACTTTGTTTGTGTGAAATTCAGATATTCTGGTTGCAAGAAGCTGGCAGCTCGGGCGATGAAGAATTAACAGGAAAAAGCTCACTCAATTCTTCTGTCAACCTCTTTGTTCACGGTTCCTCCAAGGCTGCTCTTCTGGTAGAGCTGGTTATATAGCATATCAACAAGAGGTTATGAAATACTATAAATGATCTCTTATAGAGAAGGATGTACTGGGACACACACAGGTCACCTTTTGCTGTTGGAACAGTTGGCAAGTGATGCAGCCAATGACATCCCTACATCTTTGTAGGAGGTTGCAACACAAGCCAGAGAGGCTGAACCGTTTTTTTATGTGAGTTCTCTTTTGTGAGTGCTCAAAGTTTCAGTCCACAGTATAACCCAGTGTCTAGCTGAGTTGTAATATTACAAAAAATGATACAAGTGCGTGCGACTGCTAACAGACATGTTTGGTACTGTATTGACTTTGATGTGTTGCGTTTGAACTTTCTGTTCACGGTATATGTCAGTGGATATTTATGACGGTATTATGATCAAAAACACCACCTTCATTTTCATGGTGAATGTTTTTACTTATATATATCTAGTTTTGGTTCGATTGATAGTATGTAGGCTGAAGTTAATTTACCTTAGCATCTTGACCTACGCTGGAGCTCAACTTGTAAGGAAAATTGGAACCTCTTGATAAGCATGCTCTCAGCACTGGTAAAGGCAATTACAAAAATGACCTCTTATTATTAACGTATTTGATGAGGAGTGATTACACtgtacatataaaatatttcTGCCTTGTTTCATATAAGAGTTTAAAGTTAgacataaattatactccatcacgttccatgttaataaaatcattttctattttgtgGAGTTCtaagataattgagtcatttctatttttttaaaaagtaactctctcttttactttatttaccattaatttaacacactattcttaaactgtACTGAAAACAAATGTCTCTACTAacaagaaacggagggagtacaatactATAAATGGTTTTATTAGTGTTTcattttaatgcattatgcCATGCATGTTTAGACGCTGTTAACTTTTTCCTTATGTGACGTATAAATTCCTATGAAACAATGATAAATCTTGTTGTACCaatatatgaaataattttgaaaCATTTTATATCTAATGTAGGCAAAAAATTGGCTTAGTCTAAATACAATTGATGAAATGTAGTATTAAAAtcaaacataaattttaaaaaaaatttacaataaaaaacaataataatatattttgtacTAATAGTGTAATTATCCCCATTTTTTCTGATAAAGTGATAATAgttagaataatgctatgcggccacattatggccagccataaattaattaaataacaaaaaaaattgattttttttcaattttttggtttaatacaacttgattttacttttatatcatcttcattatatgttgctcaacatgttagtgttgttctttcgtagtttttgctcaacttattattactgttatttcttgattgttgctcaacgtatatagtaattcgtgatattaatgtgttttacgtaatgaaattcaaagataagtatcaactcacaagtccattcacacacatataagtttatatcgataattctaatttttttatacatgtaaatggactaaattaactctttatggccggacacattatggccatttagatTTGCGTAGAATACTCCATTATAGATAGACAATCCTATGCTGTTTAAAACAAAGATACATAGATTATGTATAAACAAGAGATAAAATGTTGTTTAAATGCGACATCAAACATATCCTTATCAACAAATTTACATCATTTGTCCCTGAAAAAGTTCACAGAAATGGACAAGAAACCTCAGTGGGTCCAACTAGCCGATGATTTTTAACAGACTCTACGAATGCTAGAGACTCCCTGCAGCTCTTAAGATCCGATTTCGCCCTCAAAAACGGCGGAAAAAACAGCCAAAAACTGGTGTAAATCACATATCCCAACGTCAACACCCCCGAAACGATCCTAGGTAGCCTGAATCTCCCCTCACACACTTTCTTAACGACTATCTCGAGAGATAAAGATGCCCCATGCAGTACAAAGAAGCCAATCATCTCTCCACTAGGCCTCAATCTCCCAATGTTGTAGACGATGAGCTCATGCATGACCCCCGACACCATAAAAGTAGCCAAAACTGCCGGGATTGAGGCCCATTTCCTGGGCCCAATCCGGGCCGAGACGGACCTCATGGGGCGGTAAACCGTGGGGTGTAAAATGTTGGACACCATAAGATTCCACCTCCTCCCCCAGAAGTCTTGAAGCGAGGTAGCAAGGTAAGGCTCGTTGAACTGAGGCTCGAGGTCCACTCGAAGCAAGGCCTTAACGACGGTGGAGAAGAGGGAGAGGATGATCTCTAGCATGAGATACATGTGGAGGGAATAGC
This sequence is a window from Salvia splendens isolate huo1 chromosome 5, SspV2, whole genome shotgun sequence. Protein-coding genes within it:
- the LOC121803733 gene encoding acyl-CoA--sterol O-acyltransferase 1-like, with the protein product MEGEINKLILVWSIIVSSLCYTHKVAQIFPTGTPRIISISPIIILFLLLPLNFTSIHFAGITSFFISWLSTFKLLLFTFNQGPLSSHPPIPLSLFIPLACFPIKLQQPSHTNKPHKSPLNHVIRITILALLIRVYAYKAHIHPHIILLCYSLHMYLMLEIILSLFSTVVKALLRVDLEPQFNEPYLATSLQDFWGRRWNLMVSNILHPTVYRPMRSVSARIGPRKWASIPAVLATFMVSGVMHELIVYNIGRLRPSGEMIGFFVLHGASLSLEIVVKKVCEGRFRLPRIVSGVLTLGYVIYTSFWLFFPPFLRAKSDLKSCRESLAFVESVKNHRLVGPTEVSCPFL